Proteins encoded within one genomic window of Acidiferrobacter thiooxydans:
- a CDS encoding helix-turn-helix transcriptional regulator, with protein MRARRAVMAGERETILRQWEMLRRIPRYPVKTTTAELHASLVKAGYQVTKRTVERDLERLTVPFPLLADERSKPFGWSWRADAPGLTIPGLTLSQALTFQLVEQHLRPLLPPAVLAELQPAFALAAARLAEAGPTRRSWVDKVRVVSPTQTLRVPPIAPEVQRTLYEALLTDHQVQIRYLKPGEKSPITYEAVHPLGLVQRGAVLYLVCTFFGYTDPFLLVLHRMKTVTALEVPVVRPPDFDLDAYIASGRMGFGEGKTIRLELWLDADAARHLTETPLSEDQRLTPTCDGRVQVNATVPETEQLRWWILGFGEKAEVVKPIRLRKAMAGTARNLALRYGAEPRQINAAGNGAHGSIEEAWRP; from the coding sequence ATGCGCGCGCGTAGGGCGGTCATGGCGGGCGAGCGCGAGACGATTCTGCGCCAGTGGGAGATGTTGCGACGGATTCCCCGGTATCCCGTCAAGACGACCACAGCGGAACTCCACGCAAGCCTCGTCAAGGCTGGGTATCAGGTCACGAAGCGCACGGTCGAACGCGACCTCGAAAGGCTGACCGTCCCCTTTCCGCTGCTCGCCGATGAGCGCAGCAAGCCCTTTGGGTGGAGCTGGCGGGCGGATGCCCCAGGTCTCACGATCCCCGGCCTTACCCTGTCCCAGGCGTTGACCTTTCAGCTCGTCGAGCAGCACCTGCGGCCTTTATTGCCGCCCGCGGTCCTTGCGGAGTTGCAGCCTGCCTTCGCGCTTGCAGCCGCGCGGCTTGCCGAGGCTGGCCCCACGCGCCGCTCCTGGGTCGACAAGGTGCGCGTCGTCTCCCCGACGCAGACGCTGCGGGTGCCGCCCATAGCCCCCGAGGTCCAGAGAACCCTCTACGAGGCGCTCCTCACAGACCACCAAGTGCAGATCCGTTATCTAAAGCCCGGCGAGAAAAGCCCCATCACGTATGAGGCGGTCCATCCGCTGGGACTCGTGCAGCGCGGCGCCGTTTTGTACCTCGTATGCACCTTCTTCGGTTACACGGACCCATTTCTTCTGGTCTTGCATCGCATGAAGACGGTCACGGCGCTCGAGGTCCCTGTGGTCCGGCCCCCCGACTTTGATCTGGATGCCTATATCGCCTCGGGCCGGATGGGCTTTGGAGAGGGGAAGACTATTCGTCTCGAGTTGTGGCTTGACGCCGACGCCGCACGCCACCTCACAGAGACGCCCTTGAGCGAAGATCAACGCCTGACGCCAACGTGCGACGGACGGGTACAGGTGAACGCGACCGTCCCGGAAACCGAGCAGCTGCGCTGGTGGATCCTGGGCTTTGGGGAGAAGGCAGAGGTAGTGAAGCCGATCCGCTTGCGCAAGGCAATGGCCGGAACGGCACGAAACCTTGCACTGCGTTACGGGGCCGAACCAAGACAGATCAATGCCGCCGGAAATGGCGCACATGGGAGCATTGAAGAAGCATGGCGACCGTGA
- a CDS encoding PD-(D/E)XK nuclease family protein encodes MERPLAEYRATGVLANVWVVAGLGRDERRNAQVLAWFLDNHGNHGQDSLVLRTLLESLEGRLPAGFPRSSHFQRGYKTYVESCPDGDMTNRVDIEITSDDAFVFLELKIGAPERAGQLDRYYQLAKRRANGQAVGVLYITPGGKRREPVRSEERAHIVEISWADVAKALRRSATVLLVDHPVRHYLNQFATHINAL; translated from the coding sequence ATGGAGAGACCGCTCGCGGAGTACCGAGCGACCGGTGTTTTGGCCAATGTATGGGTTGTTGCAGGCCTAGGGCGTGATGAGAGGCGGAATGCGCAGGTGCTCGCTTGGTTCTTGGACAACCACGGTAACCATGGCCAAGACTCGCTTGTTCTGCGCACGCTCCTTGAGAGTTTGGAGGGACGCTTACCTGCGGGATTCCCGCGCTCCTCGCATTTTCAGAGGGGGTACAAAACGTATGTCGAGTCGTGTCCTGACGGTGACATGACCAATCGGGTGGATATCGAGATTACGAGTGACGACGCCTTCGTCTTCCTTGAACTCAAGATTGGCGCACCAGAACGTGCTGGCCAGTTGGATCGTTACTACCAACTGGCAAAACGGCGCGCGAACGGCCAGGCCGTAGGTGTGCTGTATATCACGCCCGGAGGTAAACGACGAGAACCGGTAAGATCCGAGGAAAGGGCACACATCGTCGAAATCAGTTGGGCTGATGTAGCGAAGGCTTTGCGTCGAAGCGCCACGGTCCTGTTAGTCGACCACCCGGTTCGTCACTACTTGAATCAGTTTGCAACTCACATCAACGCATTATAA
- a CDS encoding restriction endonuclease has product MAGSGPLGFGLPRLCVEVKSEGGPIDRPSVDKLLGAVSKFGAGEGLFVSWGGFKSNAQKELAESFFWVRLWTQKDLLEQLFAHYDHLDEDWKAELPLKRMWTVAVQE; this is encoded by the coding sequence CTGGCCGGTTCGGGGCCGCTGGGTTTTGGTTTGCCGCGTTTGTGCGTGGAAGTGAAATCGGAGGGTGGGCCTATCGACCGCCCGAGCGTGGATAAGCTGTTAGGGGCGGTCTCCAAGTTTGGCGCAGGTGAAGGGTTGTTCGTCTCGTGGGGCGGCTTCAAAAGCAACGCGCAAAAAGAACTTGCGGAAAGCTTCTTCTGGGTGCGGCTGTGGACGCAAAAGGATCTGCTGGAACAACTGTTTGCTCATTATGACCACCTTGATGAAGACTGGAAGGCCGAATTGCCATTGAAGCGGATGTGGACGGTGGCAGTACAGGAATGA
- a CDS encoding TonB-dependent receptor has protein sequence MNTDFYRYHVMRALFLAGIISDPVLAHAALSVTGKPGVQSVGSQDDGLPGVAGGKRGNSQSLYANHVSSVVTAPGALLVSRRRDTTGDHAPAIPGAQGSVNVGEVNAASGRRAPHSARKRQFTSSTAKTIVDRAQIETRVPPGGSIVHALAAAPGVQIRGYGSGNGASRYQIRINGIQVGWALSGGNPEKNGIAVLFDGIPMNNPLAQWDGWESAEVPIAEIFQGVTAVQGPGNPASRWYDSMGGTVDLHPIEPTHGSGGRVSVGGGSFGTYHAFAQADSGDFGGWSTVVGAGYTHSDGFREGLYTGPSNGTAAFMKLRRAFRGGSASFGAYYSRVNEYRPDYIPVAPIPGVSVNGYGVPGTAYSQDTSGFYYTIPQSLYSKNDFAHMWLLYGRQRFDLGGAWRLSNVFWYRAGYRHHNRQRFYYPDYTGINSEYYTGATHTLGDRIALHWRNAWNDLTVGGYYMHERFHSLYYGYNPAIFQSSASLPLFVADYYDYWDGAVAFAQDTLRPLPALRITPGVSLMNYRVQFANNSVGGIPPGASPIVIYDAARNNDNSYTKLAPSLGVNYRLNPSLHAFFTWAQNYQTAPASAYGNYQAYPTVPPSAPTRVNSDIGGLKLDRGPLRGQLSAFHIALSNAVLSTFLPSLAITKNADVSAVYNGANLDLHYGRELGWQGLASATAEHAYYPHYVTGGTTVLGASIPNIPTWLFTVGAGYRWYAVHTTFSARLWDSYNGQQYLFSNLTNLPTTTTQGAYNVVNLRLSARIAVLSDATHGLKDVRVSLLVSNLLDRRYNAMEYISSGGELGPTSAGAVLAVPAAPRAIYANLSARF, from the coding sequence GTGAACACCGATTTCTATCGTTACCACGTTATGCGCGCCCTGTTTCTTGCCGGCATCATCAGCGACCCCGTCTTGGCGCACGCCGCGCTATCGGTCACCGGCAAGCCTGGTGTGCAGAGCGTCGGCAGTCAGGATGACGGCCTGCCGGGAGTAGCAGGAGGCAAGAGAGGTAACTCACAATCCCTTTATGCGAACCACGTGTCTTCCGTGGTAACCGCGCCGGGCGCGCTACTCGTCTCACGCCGCCGTGACACGACCGGCGATCATGCACCCGCCATACCGGGTGCGCAAGGATCTGTGAACGTCGGTGAGGTCAATGCTGCATCCGGTCGGCGTGCACCCCATTCGGCCCGCAAAAGGCAGTTTACATCAAGTACGGCCAAGACCATTGTCGATCGGGCACAGATCGAGACCCGGGTCCCGCCCGGGGGCAGTATCGTGCACGCGCTCGCCGCGGCCCCCGGCGTGCAGATCCGAGGCTATGGTTCGGGCAACGGCGCCTCCCGCTATCAGATCCGCATTAACGGTATTCAGGTCGGCTGGGCGCTATCGGGCGGCAATCCCGAGAAGAATGGCATCGCCGTTCTGTTTGACGGCATTCCCATGAATAATCCGCTAGCGCAATGGGATGGATGGGAGAGCGCTGAGGTGCCCATCGCCGAGATCTTCCAAGGGGTCACGGCTGTACAAGGTCCCGGCAACCCGGCGAGCCGCTGGTATGACAGCATGGGTGGGACCGTGGATCTCCATCCCATCGAACCCACGCACGGAAGCGGCGGGCGGGTGAGTGTGGGTGGCGGGAGCTTTGGCACCTACCACGCGTTCGCCCAGGCGGACTCGGGGGATTTCGGGGGATGGTCGACGGTGGTGGGCGCGGGCTACACCCACTCCGATGGGTTCCGCGAAGGGCTTTATACGGGGCCAAGCAACGGCACAGCGGCGTTTATGAAGCTGCGTCGGGCGTTTCGGGGCGGTAGTGCGAGCTTTGGCGCCTACTATTCGCGGGTAAATGAGTATCGTCCCGATTACATCCCGGTAGCCCCCATCCCGGGCGTGTCCGTCAATGGCTACGGTGTCCCGGGGACCGCCTACAGCCAGGACACCAGCGGCTTTTATTACACCATTCCCCAAAGCCTATACTCCAAGAACGACTTCGCGCACATGTGGCTCCTCTATGGCCGCCAGCGCTTCGATCTGGGGGGCGCCTGGCGACTCAGTAACGTCTTTTGGTATCGCGCCGGCTATCGTCATCACAACCGGCAGCGCTTTTACTACCCCGATTACACCGGCATCAACAGCGAATATTACACAGGCGCTACCCACACCCTGGGCGACCGCATCGCCCTGCACTGGAGGAATGCCTGGAACGACCTAACGGTCGGTGGCTATTACATGCACGAACGCTTCCACAGCCTGTATTACGGCTACAACCCGGCTATCTTCCAGAGCTCCGCCAGCCTCCCGCTGTTTGTGGCCGATTACTACGATTACTGGGATGGGGCTGTGGCGTTCGCCCAGGACACCTTGCGGCCATTGCCGGCTTTGCGCATCACTCCTGGTGTGAGTCTCATGAATTATCGCGTGCAATTCGCCAATAACAGCGTCGGTGGCATACCTCCCGGCGCCTCGCCGATAGTGATCTATGACGCCGCGCGTAATAACGACAATTCGTATACCAAGCTTGCGCCGAGCCTGGGTGTGAATTATCGCCTCAACCCCAGCCTGCACGCCTTCTTCACATGGGCACAGAACTATCAGACGGCCCCAGCCTCGGCATATGGCAACTATCAGGCGTACCCCACGGTGCCACCGAGCGCGCCTACGCGCGTGAATAGTGACATCGGTGGACTGAAGCTCGACCGGGGGCCCCTGCGTGGTCAGTTGAGCGCTTTCCATATCGCGCTCAGTAACGCCGTTTTGTCGACCTTTTTGCCTTCGCTTGCGATCACCAAGAATGCCGACGTCAGTGCCGTGTATAACGGCGCGAACCTCGACCTGCACTATGGGCGCGAGCTCGGTTGGCAGGGCCTTGCCAGCGCCACCGCGGAACATGCCTACTACCCCCATTACGTCACCGGTGGTACCACCGTGCTGGGCGCTTCGATTCCCAATATCCCCACGTGGCTGTTCACGGTCGGCGCCGGATATCGCTGGTATGCCGTTCACACGACGTTTTCGGCACGCCTATGGGATAGCTACAATGGCCAGCAGTACCTGTTCTCGAATCTCACCAACCTGCCGACGACCACCACCCAGGGTGCCTACAATGTCGTCAACCTGCGCCTAAGCGCCCGTATCGCCGTCCTAAGCGATGCCACCCATGGACTGAAGGACGTGCGCGTAAGCCTGTTGGTGAGCAACCTATTGGATCGTCGCTACAACGCCATGGAGTACATCAGCAGTGGCGGGGAACTTGGGCCCACAAGTGCCGGCGCGGTACTAGCCGTGCCCGCGGCCCCGCGTGCGATCTACGCCAACCTGAGCGCACGTTTCTAA
- a CDS encoding bifunctional YncE family protein/alkaline phosphatase family protein — protein sequence MTVRTLRNLLILAAVAAFAVMAALSYPAHGHVSRGQRGPTVLHAVTIDAKNRDRYIHILPTGRRLDLVGTINGTPDFPTAVVPFKHGVAVLANGATPSQTIGLYESDLERYALLAVYRGKAPGKPTTIALPNGLGISETPHHPAAAGVAYRPKASAAQLAADARRTLHAQAAHPPLATTIIAHGDLFQGLAVGPDNILYAAGGASDTVLAMRRVRGRLQVVRRYTLRWQLFPAHQYPYQYQGNQDAHHLFYPDSVVVGPAGRHLYVAGLLSNSLARIDIASGHAQYAPAGSYPFAVVLADGGRRLVVSDWGGNGVTVIDRAPFRTLGQIATGPKERADSTGAGVHPTALAAVPGTPDVLVADADVDRIVEIDTGSLNTVRILDDQPYPDAPPGSYPDGLAIADGRLFVANAGNNDVAVFDLATGQPLGLIPTGWYPSALAIHGGALYVVAAKGLGSGPDIHYQWVGDMMTGLVQKIPLTDLSAKLARWTVMSLQNDGFSGVQRAARHAHDVRTAAWLRRHIHYVVFILRENKTFDEDFGRYRAAGHWADPHLDLYGPRELPNLYHLAATSTLFVDFLADGEVTAQGHQWTTGASDSDFVQRTWPEYYSQRGLIGNPGWTQPLTPGRPGTHNPYAIYANLSALGRWSNPWISYPGRLYLFNDLLAHHVSFEDFGEFVSRSKIGAISAAMRRHLATDFPGWDRMILDTARAQLAISWLKSHPGRLFPRFLYIWLPDDHTAGRKPCYYSPDYYVANNDRGTAELIHYLSTTAQWKHMVVFLTEDDAQSGADHIDAHRTFALAVGPWVKRDHLETAAYSQVNIVKTIEAILGLPPLSQWDANATVLSGLWADHPDFAPVPVAPMKVPVTFNAGTCPDHTLLRREAGATGHSLTAQWLKIHTNPHGASLAPPDAARSYTTTSLLKVPGPEQMRQEWIAAKGRRAYERVMGYLRRYAGAHHSPLSHYIANDGG from the coding sequence ATGACCGTTCGCACTCTCCGAAACTTGCTGATCCTGGCCGCGGTCGCGGCCTTTGCGGTCATGGCCGCGCTGTCTTATCCTGCCCATGGCCATGTGTCACGCGGTCAACGCGGCCCAACCGTCCTACATGCCGTCACCATCGACGCCAAAAATCGTGACCGCTATATCCATATCTTGCCCACTGGCCGCCGGCTAGACCTGGTCGGGACGATCAATGGCACGCCCGATTTTCCCACGGCGGTGGTGCCCTTCAAGCACGGGGTGGCAGTCCTGGCCAACGGCGCCACCCCGTCGCAGACCATAGGGCTCTATGAATCGGATCTAGAGCGTTATGCCTTGTTGGCCGTCTACCGCGGCAAGGCCCCCGGCAAACCCACGACCATTGCCCTGCCCAATGGTCTGGGGATCAGCGAAACACCCCACCACCCCGCGGCCGCGGGCGTCGCCTATCGTCCCAAGGCGAGCGCTGCGCAGCTCGCCGCCGACGCGCGTCGGACCCTGCACGCGCAGGCTGCTCATCCGCCGCTGGCCACCACGATTATCGCTCATGGTGATCTGTTCCAGGGTCTGGCGGTGGGCCCCGACAACATCCTGTATGCTGCCGGCGGGGCATCGGACACCGTGCTGGCCATGCGCCGCGTACGCGGCCGGCTTCAGGTTGTGCGTCGCTACACCCTGCGCTGGCAGCTCTTTCCTGCCCACCAGTACCCCTATCAGTATCAAGGCAACCAGGATGCTCACCATCTCTTCTATCCGGACTCGGTCGTGGTGGGACCAGCTGGTCGACACCTCTATGTGGCTGGTCTGTTATCCAATAGTCTCGCGCGCATCGACATTGCTAGCGGTCACGCCCAATATGCCCCTGCGGGCTCGTACCCATTCGCTGTGGTACTTGCCGATGGCGGGCGGCGGCTGGTGGTGAGCGATTGGGGTGGCAACGGCGTGACGGTGATCGACCGTGCCCCTTTCCGGACGCTGGGCCAAATCGCTACGGGCCCCAAGGAACGGGCCGATAGCACCGGCGCGGGTGTCCACCCCACCGCGCTGGCGGCCGTTCCCGGCACCCCGGACGTCCTGGTGGCCGATGCCGATGTCGACCGGATCGTTGAGATCGATACCGGGAGTCTAAACACCGTCCGGATACTGGATGATCAGCCCTATCCCGACGCCCCGCCGGGCAGTTATCCGGATGGCTTGGCCATCGCCGACGGTCGGTTATTCGTCGCCAATGCCGGCAACAACGACGTGGCGGTCTTCGATCTCGCCACCGGGCAGCCCCTCGGGCTCATCCCTACCGGCTGGTATCCGAGCGCCCTGGCGATCCATGGAGGCGCCCTTTATGTCGTCGCCGCCAAGGGTCTAGGGAGCGGGCCCGACATCCACTACCAGTGGGTGGGCGATATGATGACAGGTCTGGTACAGAAGATCCCATTGACCGATCTGTCGGCCAAGCTCGCCCGCTGGACTGTCATGAGCCTCCAGAATGATGGATTCTCCGGCGTGCAACGCGCCGCCCGTCACGCCCATGACGTGCGCACCGCGGCCTGGCTCCGCCGACACATTCACTACGTGGTCTTCATCCTGCGTGAGAACAAGACCTTCGACGAGGATTTCGGCCGATACCGTGCCGCTGGCCACTGGGCCGACCCGCATCTGGACCTCTATGGGCCGCGGGAGCTGCCCAACCTCTATCATCTGGCGGCCACGAGCACGCTGTTCGTGGATTTCCTGGCCGACGGCGAGGTGACCGCCCAAGGCCATCAATGGACCACCGGCGCCTCTGACTCGGACTTTGTGCAGCGCACATGGCCCGAGTACTATTCGCAGCGCGGCCTCATCGGCAACCCCGGCTGGACTCAGCCGCTCACCCCTGGCAGGCCGGGCACTCACAACCCCTATGCCATTTATGCGAACCTTTCGGCGCTTGGGCGCTGGTCCAACCCCTGGATCAGCTATCCCGGCCGACTCTATCTCTTCAACGATCTCCTCGCGCACCACGTCTCCTTCGAGGACTTCGGCGAGTTCGTTTCACGCTCCAAGATCGGGGCCATATCGGCCGCCATGCGCCGGCATCTCGCCACGGATTTCCCCGGCTGGGACCGCATGATTCTCGATACTGCCCGTGCGCAGCTTGCCATCAGCTGGTTGAAGAGTCACCCCGGCCGCCTGTTCCCTCGGTTCCTCTATATCTGGCTACCTGACGACCATACCGCCGGCCGCAAGCCCTGCTACTACAGCCCCGATTACTACGTCGCCAATAACGACCGGGGCACCGCAGAGCTCATCCATTACCTGTCCACCACCGCACAATGGAAGCACATGGTGGTGTTTCTCACGGAGGATGATGCCCAATCGGGCGCCGACCACATCGATGCCCATCGCACATTCGCGCTGGCCGTAGGGCCATGGGTTAAACGCGACCATCTTGAGACGGCCGCCTACTCACAGGTCAATATCGTAAAGACCATTGAGGCCATTCTGGGTCTGCCACCGCTGTCGCAGTGGGACGCGAACGCCACCGTGCTGTCCGGCCTGTGGGCCGACCATCCGGACTTCGCGCCAGTCCCGGTGGCCCCCATGAAGGTCCCGGTGACCTTCAATGCCGGCACCTGCCCCGATCACACCCTGCTGCGCCGTGAGGCCGGGGCCACGGGACATTCCCTGACAGCCCAGTGGCTAAAGATCCACACCAACCCCCATGGGGCGTCCTTGGCCCCGCCTGATGCCGCTCGAAGCTACACGACGACAAGCCTCCTCAAGGTCCCAGGCCCCGAGCAGATGCGTCAGGAATGGATCGCCGCCAAGGGGCGACGCGCCTACGAACGGGTGATGGGGTATCTACGCCGTTACGCGGGGGCCCATCACAGTCCGCTCAGTCACTACATAGCGAACGATGGGGGTTGA
- a CDS encoding GNAT family N-acetyltransferase, whose protein sequence is MNEDIRLHGIERVRPATAQDAIPAVEVVRQSIIVLCAADHRNDRATLDRWLANKRPELFESWIAESENFCVVAESEGVVKGIGLLHGSGEVRLLYISPGYQHRGLGRGIHSALEGHARSLGLPKLRLESTLLARKFYEALGYIPAGAEKSRCGVLRVYPYEKPL, encoded by the coding sequence ATGAATGAGGACATTAGGTTGCACGGGATCGAGAGGGTTCGTCCCGCTACCGCTCAAGACGCGATACCCGCCGTCGAAGTCGTGCGTCAATCAATCATAGTGTTGTGCGCGGCCGATCATCGGAACGATAGGGCTACGCTGGATCGATGGCTCGCAAACAAGAGGCCAGAATTATTCGAGTCGTGGATCGCCGAGTCTGAAAACTTCTGCGTGGTCGCGGAAAGCGAAGGGGTCGTGAAGGGAATAGGACTCCTTCATGGCAGCGGCGAGGTACGACTGTTGTACATATCCCCCGGCTATCAGCATCGGGGTCTTGGGCGCGGCATCCACTCGGCCCTTGAAGGCCATGCACGATCCCTGGGCTTGCCGAAGCTGCGGCTAGAAAGCACGCTGCTCGCGCGTAAGTTCTACGAGGCGCTGGGTTATATACCCGCCGGTGCCGAGAAGTCGCGTTGTGGTGTGTTGCGCGTTTATCCTTATGAGAAGCCGCTGTAA
- a CDS encoding zf-TFIIB domain-containing protein, giving the protein MKCPKCNSDLVPTVRHKIPVNACPSCKGMWFERQDLNQLEDEAFDFGDDAKGTIVFSSTPTSAKCPECSGPLKRFQYRLFELEMEFCEQQHGYWLEDDEDTRVLELMKKEEKDFERKVLAENKWTTTLKQMRSHSFLSKVRDLFH; this is encoded by the coding sequence ATGAAATGTCCTAAATGTAATTCCGACCTAGTACCAACAGTTCGCCACAAGATCCCTGTCAATGCCTGCCCATCCTGCAAGGGAATGTGGTTCGAGCGCCAGGACCTCAATCAGTTGGAAGACGAAGCCTTTGATTTCGGTGACGATGCGAAGGGGACCATAGTTTTCAGTTCCACGCCCACAAGTGCCAAATGCCCGGAGTGTAGCGGACCGCTCAAGAGGTTTCAGTATCGGCTTTTTGAATTGGAGATGGAGTTTTGCGAGCAACAGCATGGATACTGGCTTGAGGATGACGAAGACACCAGGGTTCTGGAACTCATGAAAAAAGAGGAAAAGGATTTCGAACGGAAGGTCCTCGCGGAAAACAAATGGACGACGACCTTAAAGCAGATGCGCTCGCATTCTTTTCTGAGCAAGGTACGGGATCTGTTCCATTAG
- a CDS encoding type II toxin-antitoxin system ParD family antitoxin, whose amino-acid sequence MPTSIALGSHFETFIREQLQSGRFNNASEVVRAGLRLLEERELRHQTELHALRADIAAGKASGTPKPADEVFARLEAKYRAQADDQPR is encoded by the coding sequence ATGCCGACCAGCATCGCCCTAGGCAGCCACTTCGAGACCTTTATCCGCGAGCAACTGCAAAGTGGCCGCTTCAATAATGCCAGCGAAGTCGTGCGCGCCGGCTTGCGCCTGCTGGAAGAGCGCGAACTACGCCATCAGACTGAGTTGCACGCCCTGCGCGCCGACATCGCGGCTGGTAAGGCCAGTGGCACACCTAAGCCCGCTGACGAGGTGTTCGCACGGCTTGAGGCCAAGTACCGCGCCCAGGCTGATGACCAGCCGCGTTGA